In one Halichondria panicea chromosome 4, odHalPani1.1, whole genome shotgun sequence genomic region, the following are encoded:
- the LOC135335647 gene encoding uncharacterized protein LOC135335647 produces the protein MRQDMLSRNILSWLVLLIAIATATRSEHYHIVPVNSTDLCNGYRNGTCFTLEQLVQTDLLSGGDNLTLSFLPGDHVLTEQLLIINFSHVHITSQNKSAVEVRFNGNGVIRFVSITKLSIKHFGFIGVNDGPQNSHQGLIIDSAHDVYINDCYFMDFELLNHTHIVKIAKTQTVTIESTLFMNNTGLALHVEADDVCITNSVFTRNDGGAVYSESNNAHLNNTEFKYNSASTRGGAIEVVSGTVVITWCNFTNNKASQDGGAFYAGSGSSVNISYSTLTNNIVNMIGGAIGIHNGSVTIFNSTLTNNSAGYGGAIHVGSGSSVNISHSTLTNNRVDGSGGAIRIYKGSVTIFNSTLTNNSADHYGGAIDVNLGSVSIADSTLTNNSADWSGGAIGFYSSNVTISDSLLTNNRADGNGGAIDFNSGIVSISDSTLTHNSAGINGGAIDNHSGTVSIFDSIVTNNSANRNGGAIRVNSGIMSISDSRLTNNSADRSGGAIGVYSGSVSISDSTLKNNRADNYGGAIDSSSSNVSISGSELTNNCADENGGAIDNYSGGVSIFNSTLTNNSADNGGAIGVYSGTASISNSTLINNRADANGGAINGDFGSTVFISDCTLKKNTATSGGGIFLSVGTLIVNEPITINLNTAHQDGGGIYAHSSRVDFQSVLRIPANIVDNIAENGGGIYAVATTIKLTRSHVNIDSNTATASGGGVFLRQSSKLYLFKKDYEDVDKVYVKLMINNNLAQYGGGIFVADDTESGACRGGVIETGATQSIFKDCFIQTINLNEPSLKTNHFNTFMTNNTATQSGADIYGGLLDRCTAEKNAEYYNSSNGLDYIKRTVKPSTELSISSSPVQVTVCNYSQSDYVFTKKGHTYKISVMAFDQVGNPINATIHSSVITNSGVGRLKEGQAEQIVGNQCTELEYNVFSQDSSAQLELYADGPCINLGISGQLINVSFLPCTCPIGLKPIQSDIECKCDCDPDLQQLYQITNCLEENETIKLESNNNIWIEFINTTNKTGYVVSNSAFDYCVEKPVHISLSNSDQQCAYNRSGVLCGECEPGLSLVLATSKCKECSNLYLFQLIPFALAGILLVVLILVLNITIATGNIHGLIFYANIVAANRAIFFPRNNFLTVFVSWVNLDLGIETCFYDGMNSQGKVLLQLVFPTYLFLLMLLIILLSKYFDSFAKLLSNRNPVAALGTLVLLSYSKFLRFIVAALQFTELHYPDGSTKVIWLYDGNVQYFTPIRIPQFIAAIIILIAGVMFTVLLFFGQWFPRCSKVMIWTKNTYYNGFMDTYHAPFTPKHRYWVGLLLFALIAHNLVVSMAPNTSLPVLSAGCIAFGLISLNNRVHKKQFNEYLETFFLLNLGILSIGTSYVVETQQQQETLTIVSMSIAFILFVIIISYHFHHFILKNTKIWLKIKEVTKMLRISATEKKHQQPKNAMAMHQFAANDNDEQLNNAEQIDIVNAPYTNGAAVEEADPDRYITPPIIRPATRPEQLRLSYMDELAPLTTDDYRPAPPPQRVNRRPVVTYTEIAGPCAQ, from the coding sequence ATGCGGCAAGATATGCTGTCTAGAAACATTCTCAGCTGGTTAGTGCTACTGATCGCCATAGCTACTGCtaccaggagtgagcactatcacattgtgccagtgaATTCAACCGACTTGTGTAATGGATATcgaaatggaacttgttttactctcgagcagcttgttcaaaccGACTTGttatctggtggagacaatctcactttgagctttctacctggagatcatgtgttaACTGAGCAGTTATTGATTATTAACTTCTCACACGTGCATATTACCAGTCAGAACAAAAGTGCAGTTGAAGTTAGATTCAATGGCAATGGTGTAATACGTTTTGTTAGTATTACAAAATTGAGCATTAAACATTTTGGTTTCATTGGAGTGAATGATGGACCACAAAATTCACATCAAGGATTGATCATTGACAGTGCCCACGATGTCTATATCAATGACTGCTACTTTATGGACTTTGAATTACTCAATCACACTCACATAGTTAAGATTGCTAAAACTCAAACTGTAACAATTGAGAGCACTCTCTTCATGAACAACACTGGTTTGGCACTGCACGTTGAGGCTGATGATGTGTGCATAACAAACAGTGTATTCACTAGAAATGATGGAGGTGCAGTTTACAGTGAGTCAAACAATGCACATCTCAACAACACAGAGTTCAAGTATAACAGTGCTAGTACTAGGGGAGGAGCAATAGAAGTGGTATCTGGTACTGTAGTGATCACTTGGTGTAACTTCACGAATAACAAAGCTTCTCAGGATGGTGGAGCGTTTTATGCTGGCTCAGGCAGTAGTGTGAACATCTCATACAGCACACTCACAAACAACATTGTCAATATGattggtggagcgattggtaTTCACAATGGAAGTGTGACCATCTTCAATAGCaccctgacaaacaacagtgctggctatggtggagcgattcatGTTGGCTCAGGCAGTAGTGTGAACATCTCACACAGCACACTCACAAACAACAGAGTGGACGGGAGTGGTGGAGCGATTCGTATTTACAAAGGAAGTGTGACCATCTTCAATAGCaccctgacaaacaacagtgctgaccactatggtggagcgattgatgTTAATTtaggcagtgtgtccatcgCCGACAGCACActcacaaacaacagtgctgattGGAGTGGTGGAGCAATTGGTTTTTACTCAAGCAATGTGACCATCTCTGATAGCTTACTGACAAACAATAGAGCTGACGggaatggtggagcgattgatTTTAATTCAGGCATTGTTTCTATCTCCGACAGTACACTGACTCACAACAGTGCTGGCATAAATGGTGGAGCTATTGATAATCACTCTGGCACTGTGTCTATCTTTGACAGCATAGTAACAAACAACAGCGCTAACAggaatggtggagcgattcgTGTTAACTCAGGCATTATGTCTATCTCAGACAGCagactgacaaacaacagtgctgataGGAGTGGTGGAGCGATCGGTGTTTACTCAGGCAGTGTATCTATCTCCGATAGCACCCTGaaaaacaacagagctgataactatggtggagcaattgatAGTAGTTCAAGCAATGTTTCTATCTCTggcagtgagctgacaaacaactgTGCTGACGAgaatggtggagcgattgatAACTACTCAGGCGGTGTGTCCATCTTCAATAgcacactgacaaacaacagtgctgacaatggtggagcgattggtgTTTACTCAGGCACTGCGTCTATCTCAAACAGCACACTAAtaaacaacagagctgacgcaaatggtggagcgattaatGGTGATTTTGGCAGTACTGTGTTCATCTCTGACTGTACGCTGAAGAAAAACACGGCTACATCTGGAGGAGGAATATTTCTGAGTGTGGGTACACTCATAGTAAATGAGCCAATAACAATCAATCTCAACACAGCACACCAGGATGGTGGAGGAATTTATGCTCATTCAAGTAGAGTTGATTTTCAATCTGTGTTACGAATTCCTGCAAACATTGTTGACAACATTGCTGAGAATGGTGGAGGTATTTATGCAGTAGCTACAACCATTAAACTAACTCGATCACACGTTAACATCGACTCAAACACAGCAACTGCTAGTGGAGGTGGAGTGTTTCTTCGGCAAAGTTCAAAACTGTACTTATTTAAAAAAGACTATGAAGATGTTGATAAAGTATATGTAAAGCTAATGATTAACAACAACTTGGCACAGTACGGAGGGGGAATATTTGTTGCAGATGACACAGAGAGTGGTGCCTGCAGAGGAGGGGTCATCGAAACTGGTGCTACTCAATCCATTTTTAAGGACTGCTTTATTCAAACAATCAATTTGAATGAACCCAGTTTGAAAACAAACCACTTCAACACATTTATgactaacaacacagctacccagtcaggagcagacATCTATGGAGGTCTGTTAGACAGGTGTACAGCAGAAAAAAATGCTGAATATTACAATTCTTCAAATGGATTGGACTACATAAAAAGAACCGTAAAACCATCCACTGAGTTATCAATTTCCTCTTCGCCTGTTCAAGTAACTGTTTGTAACTATTCACAAAGTGACTATGTTTTCACGAAAAAGGGACACACGTACAAAATCAGTGTTATGGCTTTTGACCAAGTTGGAAATCCAATCAATGCCACAATTCACAGTTCTGTTATCACTAATAGTGGAGTTGGCcgtctcaaagaaggacaggcTGAACAAATagttggcaatcagtgcacagaattagagtacaatgtattctcacaagacagctctgctcaaCTGGAACTCTATGCTGATGGTCCATGCATCAATTTAGGAATTTCAGGACAACTTATCAATGTTTCTTTTCTACCATGCACATGCCCCATCGGACTAAAACCAATTCAGTCCGATATTGAGTGCAAATGTGACTGTGACCCAGACTTGCAACAACTATATCAGATAACGAATTGTTTGGAGGAAAATGAAACCATAAAGCTGGAAAGTAATAACAACATATGGATAGAATTCATAAATACTACCAACAAAACAGGGTATGTTGTTAGTAACAGTGcatttgactattgtgtagAAAAACCAGTTCACATCAGTCTAAGCAACTCTGACCAGCagtgtgcctacaatcgaagtggtgtcttgtgtggagaatgtgaaccaggactCAGTCTTGTGTTGGCTACGTCAAAGTGTAAAGAATGCTCTAATCTTTACCTTTTTCAACTAATTCCATTTGCGCTGGCAGGCATATTGTTAGTTGTTTTAATTCTTgtgctcaacatcactatagcaactggaaaTATTCATGGCCTCATTTTTTACGCCAACATAGTAGCTGCTAATAGAGCGATTTTCTTTCCTAGAAACAACTTTTTAACCGTTTTTGTatcatgggtgaatcttgaccTGGGAATCGAGACTTGCTTTTAtgatggaatgaactctcaaggaaaagtgctccttcaacttgtctttCCCACTTACCTGTTTCTTCTAATGCTTCTTATTATACTTTTGAGCAAGTACtttgactcatttgcaaagctcctctccaacaggaacccagttgctgccctaggcacactcgtcctactctcttattctAAATTTTTACGGTTTATTGTTGCAGCACTACAATTCACAGAATTGCATTATCCTGACGGTTCAACCAAAGTTATTTGGCTGTACGACGGcaatgtgcaatatttcactcCCATTCGCATCCCTCAGTTTATTGCTGCTATCATAATCCTCATTGCTGGTGTAATGTTCACTGTactgctcttctttggacaatggtttcctCGCTGTTCCAAGGTTATGATATGGACCAAGAACACATACTACAATGGTTTCATGGACACATACCATGCTCCcttcactcccaagcatcgctactgggtaGGACTGCTCCTCTTTGCTCTGATTGCTCATAATTTAGTAGTTTCCATGGCTCCAAATACGTCTCTTCCTGTTCTATCTGCTGGATGCATTGCATTCGGACTGATATCATTGAACAACCGAGTGCACAAAAAGCAATTTAACGAATATCTAGAAACATTCTTTCTGCTTAATCTCGGCATTCTATCTATTGGTACTTCCTATGTTGTTGAAACACAACAACAGCAAGAAACACTGACCATTGTTTCAATGTCTATAGCTTTTATCCTCTTTGTGATAATAATCAGCTACCATTTCCACCACTTTATACTAAAGAACACCAAAATATGGCTCAAGATAAAGGAAGTCACAAAGATGTTGAGAATTAGTGCTACAGAGAAAAAGCACCAACAACCTAAGAATGCCATGGCAATGCATCAGTTTGCAGCCAATGATAATGATGAGCAACTTAATAATGCTGAGCAAATAGACATTGTGAACGCACCTTACACGAATGGTGCTGCTgtggaagaagctgaccctgatcgCTACATCACTCCTCCTATCATCAGACCAGCTACGAGGCCGGAACAGCTGAGACTCTCCTACATGGATGAActagcccccctcaccacagaTGACTACaggccagcccctccccctcaaaGAGTCAACCGTCGCCCTGTTGTTACGTACACAGAAATCGCCGGACCCTGTGCGCAATGA